A stretch of the Tardiphaga sp. 709 genome encodes the following:
- a CDS encoding response regulator transcription factor: MAQPVKLLIVDDHPVVVSGCRSLFASDPTISIDEAVDEKSGHRAYLSKRPDVTIIDINLPDLSGFELMRRIRKDDPDARIIMFSMNDDPAFVVRAIELGAQGYVSKGDDPRLLIKAVRKVAAGENFISPHLAKTVTFSGAAIRANPATSMSARELEILRLLGRGDKIVEVADALGISYKTVANTTSLLKQKLGARNHSDLIRIAVEMGLN; the protein is encoded by the coding sequence ATGGCACAGCCTGTGAAGCTCCTGATTGTCGATGACCACCCCGTCGTGGTGTCGGGCTGCCGTTCGCTGTTTGCGTCGGACCCTACAATATCCATCGATGAGGCGGTCGATGAGAAATCGGGGCACCGCGCCTATCTATCTAAACGGCCCGACGTAACGATCATCGACATCAATCTGCCGGATCTATCCGGCTTCGAGTTGATGCGTCGTATCCGCAAGGATGATCCCGACGCGCGTATTATCATGTTCAGCATGAATGACGATCCAGCCTTTGTGGTCCGAGCTATCGAGCTCGGTGCCCAAGGCTATGTCTCTAAGGGCGACGATCCGCGCCTGCTCATCAAGGCAGTACGCAAAGTGGCTGCGGGTGAGAACTTCATTTCGCCGCATCTCGCAAAGACAGTAACGTTCTCAGGCGCTGCTATCCGGGCAAATCCGGCCACCAGCATGTCGGCCCGGGAACTGGAAATTCTTCGGCTCCTCGGCCGGGGCGACAAGATCGTTGAGGTCGCCGACGCGCTCGGCATCTCCTACAAGACGGTAGCAAATACCACGTCCCTATTGAAGCAGAAGCTGGGCGCACGGAACCACTCCGATCTTATCCGTATAGCCGTCGAGATGGGCTTAAATTAG
- a CDS encoding DUF1236 domain-containing protein has protein sequence MKFISTAAIAIASLAYFSPALAQNGAAGGAVGGAIVGGAVGGPVGAAVGAAAGATAGGISEANRPRFHSYVTERRHPSYRYDRELRVGAVLPDRGVTYYEVPREYGSTAYRYTVVNDRTVLVDPGTRRIVEVID, from the coding sequence ATGAAATTCATTTCCACGGCTGCCATTGCAATCGCTTCGCTGGCCTACTTCTCGCCTGCCCTCGCTCAGAATGGAGCAGCGGGCGGAGCCGTCGGCGGCGCGATCGTCGGTGGCGCCGTCGGCGGCCCTGTCGGTGCCGCCGTTGGCGCTGCCGCCGGCGCCACGGCAGGCGGCATTTCCGAGGCCAACCGTCCCCGCTTCCACAGCTACGTCACCGAGCGCCGTCACCCGTCGTACCGATATGACCGCGAGCTACGCGTCGGTGCTGTATTGCCCGACAGAGGCGTCACCTATTATGAAGTTCCGCGAGAGTACGGTTCCACTGCCTATCGCTACACGGTGGTCAACGATCGGACCGTACTGGTCGACCCGGGCACCCGTCGGATTGTCGAAGTGATCGACTAA
- a CDS encoding DUF1236 domain-containing protein translates to MAPPVLLLLPGVVIQERNQETAFAVVAQDRMSGLDSGGHKMNRRLIGSAAAIALIATTAFALAQGGGASGSKGGDAPAASAPRAGEAPSTNMPAAKGTASDAKSMTDSRSAPDAKAASDQKAAPAKPATTAQDKPAVAPSDKAGTSAQERPDTKGAKSATDTKSTTDTKAATDAKTGDGKAGSASTTGNAATSATVALPAEKRTQITSAIRQEKVEEVRNVNFNISVGVTVPSTVRVHPLPTRVIEIYPEWRGYDFILVNGRYVILRPQTHEIVYIIEG, encoded by the coding sequence ATGGCGCCGCCCGTATTGCTTCTTTTACCCGGAGTTGTCATCCAAGAACGGAACCAAGAAACTGCTTTCGCTGTTGTTGCGCAAGACCGAATGAGCGGTCTCGACAGTGGAGGTCATAAAATGAATAGGAGATTGATAGGATCGGCTGCGGCCATTGCCTTGATTGCCACGACTGCTTTCGCTCTGGCGCAGGGCGGCGGGGCGAGCGGATCAAAGGGCGGCGATGCACCTGCCGCATCAGCACCGCGGGCCGGCGAGGCTCCTTCGACCAACATGCCCGCTGCAAAGGGGACTGCGAGTGACGCCAAGTCGATGACCGATTCCAGATCTGCACCTGATGCCAAGGCGGCCTCCGACCAGAAGGCCGCGCCTGCCAAACCAGCAACGACCGCCCAGGATAAGCCTGCCGTCGCTCCGTCGGATAAAGCCGGGACCTCTGCGCAAGAGCGCCCCGACACCAAGGGCGCGAAGTCCGCGACGGACACCAAGTCGACAACTGATACCAAGGCTGCCACTGACGCGAAAACCGGCGACGGCAAGGCCGGCTCCGCGTCTACGACGGGCAATGCCGCGACGTCTGCAACCGTTGCCCTTCCTGCTGAAAAGCGCACGCAGATCACTAGTGCGATCCGGCAAGAAAAGGTCGAGGAAGTTCGCAATGTGAACTTCAACATCTCAGTAGGCGTGACGGTACCGTCTACAGTGCGCGTGCACCCGCTCCCAACGCGAGTGATCGAAATCTATCCAGAATGGCGCGGATACGACTTCATTCTGGTCAATGGTCGTTACGTTATCCTTCGACCGCAGACGCATGAGATCGTCTACATCATCGAAGGTTAG
- a CDS encoding ATP-binding protein codes for MTNLMIPMWTTLSLRARICVLLGGMFLSALIAGLALLWIFSSDQILEENEPSARSAITVAAGLNAALAASTRPDAILAAFVDQLGSTPADAIRFRRDGEVHAPEQGKTSGRVPEWFVKALFVPDLAQHIPVLVQGRRVGDLIFEPDLSAQIYEKWIGFLSLLGSLVGMALLAGLLSFVTIGAALQPLRDLAEGLARLRTGDFSKKVDCSGPPEVRESCLSVNELALTLGRLSSENRSLLRRMISIQDEERRDISRELHDELGPLLFAIRANVTAMIDDRGSGTNRSMGEERVLQAVEALQIANRRILERLRPMLIEELGLDASIQKLLRDVHTQVPEMAVTFEIDPRIVTADSVVAQTVYRLLQEGITNVLKHAGASKMSVKTEVTNEAILVEVADNGARAPLEPKFGRGLTGMQERLRALEGKFDYIRADGWTTIRCSLPLAAPD; via the coding sequence TTGACCAATTTAATGATTCCAATGTGGACGACTTTGTCGCTGCGTGCACGCATTTGCGTGCTGCTGGGCGGCATGTTTCTGAGCGCCCTGATTGCCGGCCTCGCTTTGCTATGGATTTTCTCCTCGGATCAAATTTTGGAGGAAAACGAGCCATCGGCGCGGTCGGCAATCACCGTCGCGGCGGGTTTGAACGCCGCTCTCGCGGCCTCCACAAGACCCGACGCAATCCTTGCGGCGTTCGTCGATCAGCTCGGTTCGACACCTGCGGACGCGATCCGGTTTCGCCGTGATGGCGAGGTGCATGCACCGGAGCAGGGCAAGACGTCCGGCAGGGTCCCGGAATGGTTCGTGAAAGCGCTGTTCGTGCCTGACCTTGCGCAGCATATTCCCGTCCTGGTCCAAGGTCGCCGGGTCGGCGATCTTATTTTCGAACCAGATCTCTCTGCGCAGATCTACGAGAAATGGATCGGCTTTCTCTCGCTTCTCGGGTCACTCGTCGGCATGGCATTGCTTGCCGGCCTCTTGTCGTTTGTGACGATTGGCGCAGCGCTGCAGCCCTTACGCGATCTCGCTGAGGGGCTGGCACGGCTCCGCACTGGTGACTTCTCGAAGAAAGTCGATTGTTCCGGCCCCCCTGAAGTTCGGGAAAGCTGCTTGTCCGTGAACGAGCTTGCTTTGACTCTCGGTCGCCTCAGTTCAGAGAACCGAAGTCTATTACGAAGGATGATCTCCATCCAAGATGAGGAGCGACGTGACATCTCGCGTGAGTTGCACGATGAACTTGGTCCGCTTCTGTTTGCTATCCGGGCTAACGTTACTGCTATGATCGACGACCGCGGCAGCGGCACCAACCGGTCCATGGGAGAGGAGCGTGTGCTGCAGGCGGTGGAGGCTTTGCAAATCGCCAACCGCCGCATTCTTGAGCGGCTGCGACCAATGCTCATCGAAGAGCTGGGTCTGGATGCTAGCATTCAAAAGCTTTTGCGTGACGTACACACGCAGGTGCCTGAAATGGCCGTGACATTCGAGATCGATCCCCGGATCGTCACGGCGGACAGTGTGGTCGCTCAGACCGTATACCGTTTGCTGCAGGAAGGCATCACCAACGTCCTGAAACATGCCGGTGCGTCTAAGATGAGCGTGAAGACCGAGGTGACGAACGAAGCTATTCTGGTCGAGGTTGCCGATAATGGTGCGAGGGCGCCCCTGGAGCCGAAATTCGGCCGGGGCCTGACGGGGATGCAGGAGCGCCTCCGCGCCTTAGAAGGTAAGTTTGACTACATCCGTGCCGACGGATGGACAACAATCCGGTGCAGCTTACCGCTGGCAGCGCCGGATTAG